A genome region from Pseudophryne corroboree isolate aPseCor3 chromosome 3 unlocalized genomic scaffold, aPseCor3.hap2 SUPER_3_unloc_17, whole genome shotgun sequence includes the following:
- the LOC134983513 gene encoding oocyte zinc finger protein XlCOF22-like: MGHYIVTPGNRDTPERCLRPLYSQDCTEENHRIPQEDQDECLTDIKIEDTEEEKETYVTDIKAEDLEGEEETYVTDIKAEDIQGEEETYVTDIKAEDIEGEEETYVTDIKAEDIEGEKETYVTDIKAEDIEGEEETYVTDIKAEDIEGEEETYVTDIKAEDIEGEEETYVRGDQQSKKEDIPTDISTADGHTSRNISEGHLMLSPDCDIKDNDSRQDSPGDNPITPIIHPALSTGPSDPGKCFPDHPDIGASVTALRVDTVFPCSIDAKCFTQNTKLITHQTGKAGERPFPCSECGKYFTWKSQLVTHQRSHTGEKSFPCSECGKCFAHKSDLIRHNRSHTGEKPFSCSECGKCFIRKSQLVAHQRSHTGERPFPCSECGKYFTWKSQLVTHQRSHTGEKSFPCSKCGKCFAHKSDLIRHNISHTGEKPFSCSECRKCFIRKSQLVTHQRRHTGERPFPCSECGKCFACKSDLVIHHRSHTGEKPFSCSECGKCFIRKSKLVTHQRRHTGERPFPCSECGKCFICKSDLVIHQRSHTGEKPFSCTECGKCFTQKSQLVTHQRSHTGQRPFPCSECEKCFAHKSVLVKHQRSHTGEKPFPCSECEKCFAHNSALVLHHRSHTGEKPFSCSECGKCFTQKSQLVTHQRSHTGEKKRGRHLGANN; encoded by the exons atgggacattatatagtaacaccagg taacagagataccccagagagatgtctccgtcctctgtattcccaggattgtacagaggagaatcacaggatcccacaggaggatcag gatgaatgtctcactgacattaagatagaagatacagaggaagaaaaagagacgtatgtgacggatataaaggcagaagatttagagggagaagaagagacgtatgtgactgatataaaggcagaagatatacagggagaagaagagacgtatgtgactgatataaaggcagaagatatagagggagaagaagagacgtatgtgactgatataaaggcagaagatatagagggagaaaaagagacgtatgtgactgatataaaggcagaagatatagagggagaagaagagacgtatgtgactgatataaaggcagaagatatagagggagaagaagagacgtatgtgactgatataaaggcagaagatatagagggagaagaagagacgtatgtgaggggtgatcagcagtctaAGAAGGAGgacatccctacagatatcagcacag cagatggacacacaagcaggaatatctcagaaggacatctaatgttatccccggattgtgacataaaagataatgacagtagacaggattctccaggagataaccccattaccccaattatacatccagctctatcaactggtccctctgatcctgggaaatgttttcCTGATCaccctgatattggtgcatctgttacagctctgagagtagatacagtgtttccctgttctatagatgccaaatgttttacacagaacacaaagcttattacccatcagacaggtaaggcaggtgagaggccatttccatgctctgagtgtgggaaatattttacctggaaatcacaacttgttacacatcagcgaagtcacacaggtgagaagtcatttccatgttctgagtgtggtaaatgttttgcacacaaatctgatcttattagacataacagaagtcacacaggtgagaagccattttcttgctctgagtgcgggaaatgttttatccggaaatcacaacttgttgcacatcagcgaagtcacacaggtgagaggccatttccatgttctgagtgtggaaaatattttacctggaaatcacaactagttacacatcagcgaagtcacacaggtgagaagtcatttccatgttctaagtgtgggaaatgttttgcacacaaatcagatcttattagacataacataagtcacacaggtgagaagccattttcttgctctgagtgcaggaaatgttttatccggaaatcccaacttgttacacatcagagaaggcatacaggtgagaggccatttccatgttctgagtgtgggaaatgttttgcatgcaaatcagaccttgttatacatcacagaagtcacacaggtgagaagccattttcttgctctgagtgcgggaaatgttttatccggaaatcaaaacttgttacacatcagagaaggcatacaggtgagaggccatttccatgttctgagtgtgggaaatgttttatatgcaaatcagatcttgttatacatcagagaagtcacacaggtgagaagccattttcttgcactgaatgtgggaaatgttttacacagaaatcacaacttgttacacatcagcgaagtcatacaggtcagaggccatttccatgttctgagtgtgagaaatgttttgcacacaaatcagttcttgttaaacatcagagaagtcacacaggtgagaaaccatttccatgttctgagtgtgagaaatgttttgcacacaattcAGCTCTTGTTTTAcaccacagaagtcacacaggtgagaaaccattttcttgctctgagtgtggaaaatgttttacacaaaaatcacaacttgttacacatcagcgaagtcacacaggtgagaaaaaaaggggacGGCACCTGGGCGCAAATAATTAA